The DNA sequence TGTGTTGATGATACTGGCGTGTTTGGAGACGCTGGTGTGGCTGGTATATGAACACCTCGTGCAGCTGTAAACACTTCGTCCAAATAAAATTGTCCAGGAGTACCAGACTCAAGGTTGTTTTCTGTTCCCCACTGCCAACCTTTAGCTTCATCAAAAGTTACATCCCTACTAACGTGTATTCTTCCAGAAACAGGGTCGTATAATCTATACGCTTTTGTCCCTGGTTCTCGGCCAAAATGCACAACTAATTTACTTCTGTCATCTAACTCTTTCTTGTGTACAGCTGGTATCTTCATGTATGCAGTACAGCCAAAGATTTTCAGAGAGTGAACACTTGGTTTCTGGCCAAGCTTCATGGGGACTGATATTTGACATTATTCGAGTGGTCATTTTATTCAGAATGTAGACAGCATGTTGAACAGCTTCCCCCCAGTACTTTGATAGAACGTTTCTCTCCTTTAACAGACTCCTTGCCATGGCAACTACAATACGGTTGCGGCGCTCTAcgacaccattttgttgaggtgtgtAGGGTGCCGTATAATGTCTTGTTATGCCATGTTCCTCACAAAAGGATTGAAATTCTTTGGAGCAAAATTCACCATCCCGATCCGTCCTCAAAGTCGGAATTTTATGATTTTTACCATTCTCGActaacaatttaaatttcttaaaaaCAGGCAAGGCTTCATCTTTGGTTTTAAGCATATATACCCACATCATGCGTGTATGATCATCTACCAACAACATAAAATAACGATTTCCAGCTGGTGTATGGGGAGTTATTGGTCCACAGAGGTCTAAATGTATCAGTTCTAAACTATTATGAGCAAAGTAATTTGTCTGAGATGGGAAAGACTTATGGTTTTGTTTTGTCAAGAGACAGCCATTGCACAATTCTTTCGGTTGATTGATGTAAGGCATTCCACGAGCCATGTTCTTTGTTGACATTAGATGCATAGCTTTGAAGTTTACATGCCCGAGACGCTGGTGCCACAAACATGCCTGTTCCTCGCCTTTTGACAGCAAGCACCGTTCTTGTGTATCTTCAATTTGAATTTTATAAAGTCGGTTACTTGACCTCTTGACTTGAATAAGCAGTCTTCCACAGCTATCGTATACCCATAAGCTTTCTCCATTCATCACGACTCTATTTCCCTCCTCGGATAGTTGTCCTAAGCTGATTATGTTGCTTCGAAGTGTGGGAATAAAATACACTCCATTTAGGATTCTGGTGTCTCCATTTTTACAAAAAATTCTGATCGACCCCTTTCCCTCGATTTTTACTAGTGACCCATCACCAAACTTTACCTCACGTTTTACTGTTCTGTCCAGTTTTTCAAATTTATCTCGACGTCCTGTCATGTGGTTACTCGCTCCATTATTGAGGTACCACGTATTTTCTTCAATTCCTTTTGCACTACTTACACTGTTGCCCTCAGTAAAAAGAATTAAATCATCTGCATTACTATCACATATAACCATCAACAATGCAGGCTCATCGTCATTCACTTGTGTCAGATTCACTTCACCTTTCTGCTGTCTAAATTTTCTTGGCCTTCGACACTCGGCTGCGAAATGGCCATAGCCACCACAGTTAAAGCATTTAACCTGGCTTCTGTCACGAACAATACAGTTGTCTTTAGTATGATAATCTCCTCCACTAGACGTGCCCATTTTACCAGATTTCTTCAACCATTCTTCTCTTGTAAGAAGCAGTTTCCCGTCGTCATTCTCTCTTTTGTGCCACTCTTCTCCGGTCAGCAAAAGTTGTTGTCCCTCGTTGTACTCAGTTGGTCCCTGTAAGCGTTCTTCGTGTGCTTTCAGAGACCCGATGACTTCTTCTACAGTCATGACTTCCAAGTTTCCAAATTGCTCGATTGCAGAGGCAATCTGCAGAAACTTGCTTGGGACAGAACGTAACAGTTTCTTTACCACATATTCTTCTGTGATTTTCTCCCCCAGTGGCCTGATCTTTGTAACCAAACCATTTAATTTCATACAGAAGTCGTCCAGCTGTTCCGAGTCCTTCATTTTTAGTGACTCAAACTCTGATTTAAGAGTTTGCGCCTTCGCCTCACTTTATCTGCACCCAGGCACAGTGTTTTGATTGACCCCCACGCCTCCTTGGACGTCTTTCTCTCAGCAATTGTCAGCAACATATCATCTGGTAGTCCTTGGTAAATAACGGCCAAAGCACGCTTGTCTATCTTGTCCTCTACAGCATCTTTAGGATCCTTTGGCTCTATTGCATCCCACACCCCATGTGCCTGCATAAACACCTTCATTTTCATGGCCCAAGTAGTGTAGTTGGTCTTTGTAAGCATTGGATAACTCAGCCCAAAAGAACCCTCCTTGCTCTTGCTTAACTCCATCTGAGTGACAACTCGAGTGTGTCTCCCAGGTGTGTGtttgaagctctgataccagatgttAGTTATATGATTAAATACTGAGAAAGTTATATTACTTTGattgcagaaaaataaagaaactTGGTACTGTTGGGATTACATTCTGGAAAGGAAGATTACATAATAAAGACTACAGCTAACTGAGATCCTAAAGAACACGAGTACAAACAGGAGTACGTGACCATGATAATCTCCAGCTTATTAAACTAGACTCCTAAAACACTGCAACTACCTGAGACCAAGTCTGCAGCACTATCAAAACTACAGACACGTAGATTTATTCAAGGACCAAAACAAAATAGACAACCCAAATAAGTTTAGATTAAAAATAATTCCAACATAACAAAGTATAAAACTCATTATATTCAAATATGCAATTAAATATTCACAAAATCAACAAATTAACTAACTCATATTTTTACTTCATCTTCTCTCTACCCTCGTACTCTCTCCAATGAGAGTAGGCGGCTCGCTCTTTCCCATTCTATCATTCATTCAGTATATCTACAATACTCTATCGCCGTTTAATCATTTTCACTCTTCCATATTCTCttttattttattgtttttcAAAATTTAGAATAAACATCTTTTATGGGTGTGAGCTAATTCTTTTTGGTGAGATCTTTCGTGTACCTTATTATCAAGTTTGTTCCAAATCTTTTTTGGGTGTGAGTATGTTTTGTTTAAAGTATTTGTGTCTTTTGCAGTGGTTCCGTTAGAAACAATTTATATGGTTTTTAGGATCTGGATTTCTTGCATCTAAACTGAGACGGTGAATATCTCAACTGCTTAATTTTTCACAACTAAAGATTATTAATAGTTTGGGGTATTTTTTCCTCCGATTTTAGTTGATATAACTAAAAATTCTGAATATTGGGCCATTAATGTGAAGGTTATCTTAAGGGTTGTGATCGCTGAATTGGTGGGAAAGTTATTAtaatctttttatttcaaaaaatattattttatttgttaAGCAATGTGAAAATAAGACGACTATTTATTTAGTTAGTTTATTTATTTCCCATTATTATCAATTGGAGGTTTGTTCGGACTATGTTCGCGTATTTTAATGAATACATTCTATTTTGTTTGTCAAAAAAAAATATGCAATTAAACAAACTAGACGTGGAATATTATGAATTTAATATACAACCAAAATTTATATGTttaaaataacttttaaatgaAACTTTATTTAAGttaagtgtgtatatatatgttcTTAATTGTACAAGTGTTTACTGTAAATTTAATAAGGAAAGAGGCTTAATTGTTAAATTTCAAAGCATAAATGCAACTTTCAAAATAAAGTTTATATATAAAGTTGAGATCAATAAAGATTCAAATCAACTTTCAAAGCATAAATGCAACTTTGTGaacaaaatgaaaaaaaaatataaaattagcCTTTGATTTAAACTAACCATTTTTCATTTCAAATTAGAGAATATTAgaaacaaagaagaagaaaatatCCGAAAACACCATTATTTGACAAGTTTATGGATGTTCCACTTTAATGATTAGCTTGATATCCCAAAATATCCCAAAATATAATATTCCACTTTAATGATTAGCTTGATAAGTTTATGGATGTTCTGTCAGGGAAATCAACTCCATACACCTGCCTTGATCACCAACTAGCTAAGATCTCCTGCACAAAAAGCTAATAGTAGCCACTTTAAACATATATAGATCAAATATTTGTACAAAATACTAAGTATATTTGATTGCACATGGAAAATAAATAGTAATGCAATTATTTTTTTGTTCTATAAAATTTTACATTCATATTACCCTAGACTAGCTACTTACAATATAtagtaataattttttattatgataaaaagtaattaaaaagaGAGGTGACTATTTTCCTCAGCGGCAATTTACCAACGTGTTAGTGGATATATATTTAAACATGAAAATAATAACACTAGCTCCttctttttcaaaaaaaaatgtgAAAGTTGGTATATGTATGGTAAAATAATCTGCCATATTTTTCCCCTTTTGGCTACATAGACCTTATTTTATGTAGATTTATACGGTCATGCAAACACATAGCGTACATATTGCTATAAAAACAGCACAAAGCATATAAGCATTGAGATAGAAAGGGAGACAGGGGCCTGACCTGAAGCATGGATGGCTTGAAAACCCAGGGCTACGGTGATGAATGAAAGGCCTGGCCTCAGCTGATGTGGTAGCTTCCCTGTCCCACGAGTTGGTCGTCCCATTACCACTGTGATCATCACCCCCCATTCCACCTCCACTCAGGCTGTTCATCCCAGTTCCCAAGCCAAGAAAATCCCTGGTAAGCCTATTACGATACTCACTCTCAACATTCATCTGTGGATCCCCCAAAACATTGTTATTTACTTCAGGACCAACCAACATTCCACCAGCATTTTTCACATCGGACATCATTCCTCCACGTGGAGCATTCATCTGATCAATTAAAGGTTCCATGCCACCGCCATATCCTCCACCACTTCCATAACTCCCACCACCCACATTCCAATTCTTGTACATTTCTTCCAAGGTGCGACCACCTCCATATACTCCAACACTGCTCATTCTATCTCCCAGAGCTCTCCCATAGCTATTAAAAGCAGATCCTATGGATTGTCCAGATAGCAAACTAGTAAACGAATTTGGATTTGAGGCCCCTTGTCCTAGCCGGAGTCAAGAGTAGCTGATGGCTTCCTGGAATTTGTGAATCTGCAGCTGGGCCCAGGTACATGGAGCCAGGGTTACTAGCATTTGCGGAAATACAAGCAGCATCACACATGGAACGATGGTAGGTAAAACTCTCACGCCTGCAGCAAGTAATTATTTAACCTTTAGTTAATTATAGATAGAAAATTATAATTTGTTCATATTAAAACAATTTTTCTGCAATTTCCAAACACAGAGATTATATCAAGAGATACCAGAAAAAAGAACTTTACGAAATCACTTCCACTATTAAATTGCAGTGCTAAGCACAAACTCCAATGCTAATTAATTGGATACATCACAACTAACACGAAAACAGAAAACTATTTATGTAATCAATTAGAATTAAAAGAGAGACTTGTGGTATGACCATCACCTCGGAAAGGTAGTTCCACATTCACATTTATATTTTTTAGTACCACAAATCTtattatgggccttcaagtcagaGTCTACGGCATACTTCTTGTTGCATTTATGGCAGCTAAATTTCTTTTCGCAATGTTTTCTAGAAAAGTGTTTTTTGATTCGGGTAATATCTCCAAGGGCCCTTGATGGATCGTGATGGACACAACCCATTTCAGGGCAAATGCAAACCTTtttccggatttcatggcttgtcttttgtttgagcttcccTGGCAAATTGTGTCTCCTTCTGTGGAGCTGCAAGTTCTGCTCCCTTGGAAAACCCTTCCCACACACATCACACGAAAACCTATCTGTGGCCAACAGAGTTTTGGGTGCGAGTGCGACAATTTCAGCATCTGGGCCTGtcacatacatacacatatatagaGACGTCAGATAAACAGATTAAAAAACCATGTCACAAACTTTCTGACCCGGACATTATATTTATTGAAATATATATCCTTGAAGACACAAAGATAAATTAAGACCAAAATACTCACACCTCACGTATATCTCTGTATATATAATATCTTACTTGAATTAATTCCTCGACGTTTTTGCTGTTTTCTCTCAGCAGCATTTGGTAAGGCAGAAGAAGCCATAACAGATAAAGTTGCAGATGAAGCCATTTCTCTAGGTGTTTCTTGAAACTAAAATTGATTTGTAGTAGAAGAATACTCAAAGCCTGGGATGTATGTGATCTATTTGTATCCTCTCTCAAATTTATAATAACATTTTAACCATGGTCACTTGACTCAGGTACCTTCCAGGGTTAATTCTAGccacaattaattttaaaaaaatatttaaaagcaTTTCTTTCACCATATTAATTGTATTCAGGAAGGTAGTAAACAGGAAGGTGGTGAAAGGTAATGGTAATGTTATGGATTATGCACGCCCCTTTGGCCACATTTGCAGCTAGGAATGAGGTCCCACTGACTTTTTTTTTGTCATTTATTATATAGATTCCAGCTGGATTTTGGATTTTCTATTACTTTTTGAATGTCTTGGTCAGTTTCATTCTTGTAACTTTGAATTACAAGATATATTTAAATGACATATGATTTTGATATTAATTATATGATTCATAGGCAATTATCTCTAACTCAATGGCCCCTAAAAAATTATTCACAATataaattgaaaaaaattaacaaataaaCAATAGTAAaagttaattattttattagcaaaaatgattaatttattaGTTTAGGAGATTAGTACTacattaaaatatatttagagAATAATAGAAATATTATGTCATTTTGTCCTCGATTTTATGCATATAGGACAACTCATTTTGACCAATAACATAatcaaaaagaagaaaaaatttGTTCAAATTAGCTATCACCACATTTCTCACATGTTTCAATTTTGTAACTTAAATTATATCATCATCTTTTTATCTCACAACGACCGCGGACATAAATCTGTTTGTCATATACTTTTAACGACACACAATCAACATGGGTTCCACACTGCATGTTAACATGAGACATTGTAGTCGCATGGATTTATCTAACCGATTTAGCGACCCATGGCCAAGGGAGATGCAGCGTGATCTCTCCGGCAGTGTTGAAGCCTTCTCAAATGCGCCCGCAcggttggctcagttggttaaaggggggataattatcctcttgaTTACAAGTTCGAATTCTACGGGAGGAAAATTAATGATTATGCCTCATGAACCAGAGTCTAACGCTTAAGTGtagtttatcttggttcacgtgatttgcaggctattatcttggttcacgtgatttgcaggctattgcgtgagcttGTGGGATTTACCCAGTGTGCACCCTAAGGGTAGCGGCTGCGAGCTACCTCTTTGGTTGGACAATATGAACCCCGGTTATGAGGCGGAAGACAAATAGATAAATTATACACttatcatttcagatattttttataatatttacatATTTTTGTATTACAAATTTTAGCTATTTTAGTTATTTACAAAGTTTCTAACTTACGGACATAGGCGTCTGAGATGACACGACAAGGCTGTGGCAAAAATACCAGCAGGAGCTGCGAGGAGGATAGGGAGGATATAGAGGGCGACAACAAAGACGTGGAGGGAGACAGTGACGATGTAGTAGGCAACGGCGGTGGCGCTTAGGTCGCTAGTTTGTTCTAAacttttgttaattttattattgtTTATGATGGGAATTTAAATTATTGGAATTAAGGTTTAATCTGTAAATATATATCATTATGTATTACACTACAAAAAAATAGGCCAATTACGACggccaacttacgacggaaaaaaatgtgcgcccaacttacgacggaaaaaagtaaaacgtcgtaattattttatgacgAAATCCAAAACTgtcgtaagtttagtattttattaataaaattatgcacgccacgattaaaaaaaatgaaaattatttgaagttgcgacgatttaaacatttcgtcgtaagttaattatttttattaaaattttaacttgaaattaaataaataaaaaatttcatCTAAATTTACGACGAAATATTTGTGACGGGAAATATTGGAACAtctaatttacgacggaaattaaaaatcgtcgtaagttatcaaagagggaaatttaaccAATTTTTTGGcgggaaaataaaaataatttgaaattgcgacgatttaaacatttcgtcgtaagttaaatatattttttaaaaattttaacttgaaattaaataaataaaatttcatCTAAAGTTGCGACGAAATATTTGTGACGGAAAATTTTGGAACATataatttacgacggaaattaaaattcgtcgtaagttatcaaaaagggaaatttaactttttccccaaaaatttggcggtaaatttgacttttttgaatttttttgcaGATAATAATTTATGACGGATTCCTTCGTAAATTAGCACATCCATACGGTTGTatctttgaaaaatatttttaaaataatcgaaacactaattcagcaTTAAACattagttagttgtactagtcaaaatGATGTTTGACCGTTAAAATGGCAAGCcaaataaaactattttgatatgaaattttggttatatcactaatatatatcgttgaaaaatatttttaaaataatcgaaacactgattcaggattaaacattagttagttgtactagtcaaaatgatgtttgactgttaagatggcaaaccaaataaatttattttcatatgaaattttggttatatcactaatatatatatctattgacatccatatggttggatcgttgaaaaatatttttaaaataatcgagaCACCAATCATGATTGAATACTAGTTAGATGTAGTAGTCAAACATcgggttgactgttaaaatggcaaaacaaataaaattatgttgatatgaaattttagttgtatcactaatatatatatctgttgacatccacatggttggattgttgaaaaatatttttaaaataatcgaaatactaattcatgattcaacactagttagctgaactagtcaaactgatgcttgactattaaaatgtcaaaccaaattaaattattttgatctgaaattttggttatatcactaatatatatatttattgacatccatatggttggatcgttgaaaaatatttttaaaataatcgaaacattaattcaagattcaacactagttagctggactagtcaaactgatgcttgactgttaaaatgtcaaaccaaataaaattattttgatataaaattttagttatcactaatatatatatatatatatatatatatatatattgacatccatatggttggatcgtggaaaaatatttttaaaataatcgaaacataaATTCAGAACTAAACACTATTTAATTGTACTAGTCAAACTTATACTtaactgttaaaatgacaaaccaaataaacttattttgatatgaaattttggttatatcacaaatatatatatatttattgacatccatacagttggatattttaaaaatattattaaaacaatcgaaacaccaatttaggattaaacactagttagctgtactagtcaaactgatgcttgactgttaaaatgtcaaataaaataaaataattttgatatgaaattttggttatatcactaatatatatatctattgacatccatatggttgaatcgttgaaaaatatttttaaaataattgaaacactaattcaagattcaacactagttagcagtactagtcaaactgatgtttgactgttaaaatgtcaaaccaaataaaattattttgatatgaaattttggttatatcactaatatatatctattgacatccatatggtcggatcgttgaaaaatattttaaaaataatcgaaacactaattcaagattcaacactagttagctgaactagtcaaactgatacttgactattaaaatgtcaaaacaaattaaattattttgatataaaattttggttatataactaatatatatatttattgacatccatacggttggatcgttgaaaaatatttttaaaataatccaaacactaattcaagattcaacactagttagctggactagtcaaactgatgcttgattgttaaaatgtcaaacaaaataaaattattttgatattaaattttggttatatcactaaaagtggattttttttttaatttacaATTAAGGGTAATTagataatatataatttataagtaCGTGTAATTTGGTAAAATTAATGAAAGATTGTAAATATCAATATTGATGCTAGTTATCAAAATCCatgcttttgaatttaaattttctggaatctattaaattaaattataatcTTATATCTTcccaaaaaaaatattataatctTATTTCTAGACGGACAATTGTTTCCGTGAGGGTTTATTTGCTGGATAGAAATTATGTCGAACAAGAAAGTATATGGTATGAAACTAAAAGgggaaaaatatttttaaatttacaaTTAAGGGTAATTagataatatataatttatataagtacgggtaattttataaaattagtgTGTATCAAAAAATAGGTATCGTAAATTTTTAATgtttttatataatagtaatagataTGTTATACATTTAGCCCAACCCAAGATTAATAAGCCGACCCAGCCCATAACTCGCGTCAAATCCAGTCAAAAACCCTATTATCTCATTCATCCACTTCTTTTTTTGTTCAGATCCGCCTCTATCCCTCTTCTCTTCCTCTTTTATGAGTTCTATCTTTTTCTCCTTCAATTACATCTCTCAAATCCTGACCAACACCGTATGTAATATACGTATTCCCAATCTCTCAAAATCTAGCTATTTCAATCTTTCAAATCTCTTAATTTGGTGATGGTAATGATGATCAGTTGTTACGTATGTGTATTCTTATATGTGTGTATTGATTTTAATTTGTGTGTATATAGACGACGAAGAGGTAGCAACAAGCATGAACGTGGTTTCCTCTTCATCACAAGTCTTACGATCCTTTGTTTTCATAGCATTTGTTAAAATACAAGGTCAGGTTACATTTGTTTGTGCAGTACCTTGTACATAACACAGTGCCTTAATTATATTAGTTTCTTGTTTTGTAAACATGTTTCGGTTAGTCTACAGAATGTACTTGAGTTTTGGTTATGGCTTATATAATCAAAGTTTCTTTCAAGATACAATTCATTATTGTAGAAGggataaattttatatttaattacaCCCCTCTAATCCTATATACTATATCGATATGTGAACATTCAAGTATGTACGAGACTATAAGATTGATATAAATCACCGGCTTGTAGGTCACTGAATGAACCTTCAATCTGTGGCCTGTGGTCCTAACCTAACCACAGTAGGGAAATTTTCAAATAAACGCCAAAGAATAAATTGTGTCATCCATCACTCAAGTTAGTAACTTTACTTAATAATTTGtttagtttcttgaatttatgTAAAGGGCTGTTGGGAAATATAATGCTCATTGTGATGATTTTGGCATTCTTGATTATTTTTGCAGGTTGAAGATACAATTGGTCAAGTGCAAGAAGTGGGTTCCAGTGTTTTCGATGTTTTAAGCAAAGTTTTTGGAGCTGTTTCTGAAGCGGTAAATCCCGGGGTTGATGCAGCATTGCCTATCTTGCAGCAAGCTGGAGACCAGGCTGGGAAGTATGCTTTTCCTACAATTTCAGAAGCTTCCAAGAAAGCTCAAGAAGCAATAATGCAAAGCTCTGGATTTGATATGGAAACTGC is a window from the Apium graveolens cultivar Ventura chromosome 1, ASM990537v1, whole genome shotgun sequence genome containing:
- the LOC141679183 gene encoding calcium sensing receptor, chloroplastic-like isoform X2, whose product is MSSIFFSFNYISQILTNTVEDTIGQVQEVGSSVFDVLSKVFGAVSEAVNPGVDAALPILQQAGDQAGKYAFPTISEASKKAQEAIMQSSGFDMETAAKADHCSDYSIINC
- the LOC141679183 gene encoding calcium sensing receptor, chloroplastic-like isoform X1 encodes the protein MSSIFFSFNYISQILTNTVEDTIGQVQEVGSSVFDVLSKVFGAVSEAVNPGVDAALPILQQAGDQAGKYAFPTISEASKKAQEAIMQSSGFDMETAAKGLAEHYSLHICYFLQL
- the LOC141679183 gene encoding calcium sensing receptor, chloroplastic-like isoform X3, which produces MVMMISCYVEDTIGQVQEVGSSVFDVLSKVFGAVSEAVNPGVDAALPILQQAGDQAGKYAFPTISEASKKAQEAIMQSSGFDMETAAKGLAEHYSLHICYFLQL
- the LOC141679183 gene encoding calcium sensing receptor, chloroplastic-like isoform X4: MVEDTIGQVQEVGSSVFDVLSKVFGAVSEAVNPGVDAALPILQQAGDQAGKYAFPTISEASKKAQEAIMQSSGFDMETAAKGLAEHYSLHICYFLQL